The Citrifermentans bemidjiense Bem genome window below encodes:
- a CDS encoding B12-binding domain-containing radical SAM protein — translation MKILLSTLHAKYVHASLALPYLASACADLPGLEFRILELTVNEQQDQLLGKLFAEAPDVLLFSCYIWNTDLTLKIASDLKQLLPGTFIVLGGPEVSYGSFEMMGRNAAIDCIVRGEGEETCRELLQALAGGVPLDDIPGITYRDHDEVVANPERGAITKLDSIPSPFAAGLVDLDKPLVYYETSRGCPFSCAFCMSSLENGVRSFSMERIEADLRLLMDRGVKTVKLADRTFNFDTQRANAIWRLILTENKSSKFHFEIAAELLTEENLALLAEVPAGMFRFEIGVQSGGEKTLAKVQRKSSLDKLYQNVRAVIERTKVTVHLDLVAGLPGESLEGFLASLQGLFELGGNHIQVEPLKVLKGTAMRGIARKEGYAYAEAAPYKVLQTPWLSFPDLRRIETISRLLDLIYNSGRFAASLRQLGNGKELAQVFADAADFFESEGLMANVSLQLLFESVWRFACSRLAGEELELFRDALCFDHCMTGYPGGQCPSFFTANVEKSEQGAPAGLAAKPAERVRYYRRRFARDYRSIPWGKAAVELTFIYRSAPGEGLKVEIL, via the coding sequence ATGAAGATCCTGCTTTCCACGCTGCACGCAAAGTACGTCCATGCCTCACTGGCCCTTCCCTATCTCGCCTCAGCCTGCGCCGACTTGCCCGGGTTGGAGTTCCGCATCCTGGAACTGACGGTGAACGAGCAGCAGGACCAACTCCTCGGCAAACTGTTCGCCGAGGCGCCGGACGTCCTGCTCTTCTCCTGCTACATCTGGAATACCGATCTCACCCTGAAGATTGCCTCCGACCTGAAGCAGCTCCTTCCCGGCACCTTCATCGTCCTTGGCGGCCCGGAGGTCTCATACGGATCTTTCGAAATGATGGGGCGAAACGCCGCCATCGACTGCATCGTGCGGGGAGAGGGAGAGGAGACCTGCCGGGAGTTGCTGCAGGCCCTGGCAGGCGGAGTCCCCCTCGACGATATACCTGGCATCACCTACCGGGACCACGACGAGGTCGTCGCCAATCCGGAGCGCGGAGCGATAACAAAGCTGGACAGCATTCCCTCCCCCTTTGCCGCAGGCCTGGTGGACCTCGACAAGCCGCTTGTCTACTACGAGACTTCCCGCGGCTGCCCCTTCTCCTGCGCCTTCTGCATGTCCTCTCTGGAAAACGGCGTCCGCTCCTTTTCCATGGAACGGATCGAAGCCGACCTGCGCCTGCTCATGGATAGGGGAGTAAAGACCGTGAAGCTGGCGGACCGGACCTTCAACTTCGACACACAAAGGGCCAACGCCATCTGGCGCTTGATCCTGACGGAGAACAAGTCGAGCAAGTTCCACTTCGAGATTGCCGCCGAGCTTCTTACCGAGGAGAACCTGGCGCTGCTTGCGGAGGTCCCGGCCGGGATGTTCCGCTTCGAGATCGGCGTCCAGTCAGGCGGCGAAAAGACGCTCGCCAAGGTGCAGCGGAAGTCGAGCCTGGACAAGCTGTATCAAAATGTGAGGGCAGTCATTGAGAGGACCAAGGTGACGGTCCACCTGGATCTTGTCGCGGGTCTTCCCGGGGAATCGCTGGAGGGTTTCCTGGCTTCACTGCAGGGGCTTTTCGAGCTGGGGGGAAATCACATCCAAGTCGAACCGCTCAAGGTTCTAAAGGGGACCGCCATGCGCGGCATCGCCCGCAAGGAAGGTTACGCCTATGCCGAAGCGGCGCCCTACAAGGTGCTGCAGACCCCTTGGCTCAGCTTCCCGGACCTCCGCCGCATAGAGACCATCAGCCGTCTCCTGGACCTCATTTACAACAGCGGCAGGTTTGCCGCCTCGCTGCGGCAGCTCGGCAACGGCAAGGAACTGGCGCAGGTCTTCGCCGATGCCGCCGACTTCTTCGAAAGCGAAGGTCTCATGGCCAATGTCTCGCTGCAACTTTTGTTCGAATCCGTATGGCGTTTTGCCTGCAGCCGGCTTGCGGGAGAAGAGTTGGAGCTGTTCCGTGACGCCCTTTGCTTCGACCACTGCATGACCGGCTATCCCGGTGGCCAGTGTCCCAGTTTCTTCACAGCCAACGTCGAAAAGAGCGAGCAAGGAGCGCCAGCCGGGCTCGCCGCCAAGCCCGCCGAACGAGTCAGGTACTACCGGCGCAGGTTCGCCAGGGATTATCGCAGCATCCCTTGGGGCAAAGCCGCGGTAGAGCTCACCTTCATCTATCGCTCAGCCCCCGGAGAAGGATTGAAGGTCGAGATTCTGTAG
- a CDS encoding aminoacyl-histidine dipeptidase, translated as MSDAISGLEPESFWRCFAEIAGIPRPSGHEARIGAFILDRAKQLGLQGAQDACGNIVVRKPASPGKERVAGICLQSHLDMVCEKNADKVHDFLNDPIELVRRDQVVTANGTTLGADNGVGVAASLALMEYRSLSHGPLEFLFTVEEETGLTGAKNLSPSLVQSRTLLNLDSEEEGALYIGCAGGKDTVGCWNYATEAAPADAVALVVAVKGLKGGHSGLEIDKGLGNAIKLLNRALCRLSGIGARVAGIDGGNMRNAIPREATAQFYLPAAKLTEAEALVPELDLVFRAELGNVDSGVVLAMSRDDAGSGKVMDATVQEKLLKAISALPSGVQRMSHDITGLVETSTNVSVISTSESGVTLVTSQRSSSASRLGEVVEGVESIFQLGGAVVEVSEGYPGWQPNVDSAILKLALQCYRALYDRDAEVKAIHAGLECGIIGERIPGMDMISLGPNMEKVHSPEEKVYIDSVANFWNFLLEILKTAQ; from the coding sequence ATGTCTGATGCAATAAGTGGGTTGGAACCTGAATCGTTTTGGCGCTGTTTTGCAGAAATTGCCGGCATTCCGAGACCGTCGGGTCATGAGGCAAGAATAGGCGCTTTCATCCTGGACCGGGCGAAGCAACTGGGCCTGCAAGGGGCGCAGGACGCCTGCGGGAACATCGTGGTCAGGAAACCAGCGTCACCGGGTAAAGAGCGCGTAGCCGGCATCTGCCTGCAGTCCCACCTCGATATGGTGTGCGAGAAGAATGCGGACAAGGTGCACGATTTCCTCAACGACCCCATCGAATTGGTGCGCAGGGATCAGGTGGTGACCGCAAACGGCACCACCTTGGGGGCGGATAACGGAGTCGGTGTCGCCGCTTCCCTCGCGTTGATGGAATACCGGTCCCTTTCACACGGGCCGCTGGAATTCCTGTTCACGGTAGAGGAGGAGACTGGGCTGACCGGCGCCAAGAACCTGAGCCCAAGCCTGGTGCAAAGCAGAACCCTCCTCAACCTGGACTCGGAGGAAGAAGGGGCGCTCTACATCGGGTGTGCGGGCGGCAAGGATACGGTGGGATGCTGGAACTACGCAACTGAAGCGGCACCGGCGGACGCCGTTGCGCTCGTTGTAGCGGTCAAGGGGCTCAAGGGCGGGCATTCTGGCCTGGAGATAGACAAGGGTTTGGGAAACGCCATCAAGCTGTTGAACCGCGCGCTCTGCAGGCTGTCCGGAATCGGGGCTAGGGTTGCAGGTATCGACGGGGGAAACATGCGGAACGCTATCCCCCGTGAGGCGACTGCGCAGTTCTATCTGCCGGCAGCGAAGCTGACTGAGGCCGAGGCGCTGGTGCCGGAACTGGACCTGGTATTCAGGGCGGAATTGGGGAATGTCGACTCCGGCGTCGTGCTGGCTATGAGCCGGGATGATGCGGGGAGTGGCAAGGTGATGGATGCGACGGTTCAGGAGAAGCTTCTTAAGGCCATCTCCGCGCTTCCCAGCGGCGTCCAGCGCATGAGCCACGACATTACCGGACTGGTCGAGACCTCCACCAACGTTTCTGTCATCAGCACCAGCGAGAGTGGCGTCACCCTGGTCACCAGCCAGCGCAGTTCCTCCGCTTCGCGCCTCGGGGAAGTGGTCGAGGGCGTCGAGTCGATATTCCAACTGGGTGGTGCGGTGGTGGAAGTGAGCGAGGGGTATCCAGGGTGGCAGCCCAACGTCGATTCGGCCATCCTGAAGCTGGCGCTGCAGTGCTACCGTGCGCTTTATGACCGCGATGCGGAAGTGAAGGCAATTCACGCCGGACTCGAATGCGGCATCATCGGGGAGCGCATTCCCGGTATGGACATGATTTCGCTGGGGCCCAACATGGAAAAGGTGCACTCCCCGGAAGAGAAGGTGTACATAGACAGCGTCGCAAATTTCTGGAACTTCCTGCTGGAGATTTTAAAGACTGCACAGTGA
- a CDS encoding M48 family metallopeptidase, with amino-acid sequence MKFLKSFLIAILITVPLVSGCAINKSSVGGFNLVSVEEEKQLGDKFAVEIEKQHKVVNDPQLQSYIEGVGQKLLTGVRKVEFPYTFQVVQDETINAFAIPGGHTYVNTGLIKAAGSETELAAVIAHEINHVVARHSTKQMTQQYGYQLIATLLLGGNQGELSKLAADMFGKAGTMYYSREMESQADYLGVETMYKAGYNPNGMVTFFQKLAAAGEKNPGSIARFFSSHPETVDRIKAIEEEISKLPPKTYLPDSAAAFSQAKAKAQKY; translated from the coding sequence ATGAAATTCCTAAAGTCATTCCTCATCGCTATCCTTATCACAGTGCCGCTGGTTTCAGGCTGCGCCATCAACAAGTCTTCAGTGGGCGGATTCAACCTTGTTTCGGTGGAAGAAGAGAAACAGCTGGGTGACAAGTTTGCAGTCGAGATAGAAAAACAGCACAAGGTGGTAAACGACCCGCAACTGCAGAGCTACATCGAAGGCGTTGGGCAAAAGCTGCTGACTGGGGTGCGGAAGGTTGAATTCCCTTACACCTTTCAGGTGGTGCAGGATGAGACTATCAACGCCTTTGCCATCCCCGGGGGGCACACCTACGTGAATACCGGCCTCATCAAGGCTGCCGGCAGTGAGACCGAATTGGCCGCAGTCATCGCGCACGAGATAAACCACGTGGTGGCAAGGCATTCCACGAAGCAGATGACGCAGCAGTACGGTTATCAGCTCATCGCCACCCTGCTGCTGGGCGGAAATCAGGGCGAGCTCTCCAAACTGGCCGCAGACATGTTCGGTAAAGCCGGCACCATGTACTACAGCCGTGAGATGGAGAGCCAGGCAGACTACCTGGGCGTAGAGACCATGTACAAGGCCGGGTACAACCCGAACGGGATGGTGACCTTCTTCCAGAAACTGGCTGCCGCAGGGGAGAAAAATCCAGGCAGCATAGCGCGCTTCTTCTCCTCCCACCCGGAGACGGTGGATAGGATAAAGGCGATCGAGGAGGAAATCTCGAAGCTGCCGCCTAAAACGTACCTGCCTGATTCGGCCGCGGCGTTCAGCCAGGCAAAGGCGAAAGCGCAGAAGTACTAG
- a CDS encoding DUF3943 domain-containing protein — MNARRRNSAASWLAGTVLILLSHMPVTVSAATGDVADAVTKIGGMEGNSLFLWREPQFKSEIQLAQLLGADASEPKGQLKPVLSWETGEGKSYLIPALEVPGFIVLLNGFDRLILNDSEKDGKKVYSTNFSTIWDHLHRQNWNFDQDSFKVNQFGHPYEGATMYGLARSSGLNFWQSLVYSNVGSFLWEMAGETSRPSINDQITTGNAGSLLGEALFRMAGLVLEDAGPNPPLGHKLAAAVISPSTAFNRIAFGDRFKEVYPNHQPATLWRCMVGASANVHSHNLSPLVRPSSRDGNAIAEFAMSYGLPGKPGYTYNRPLDYFDFQISTRARTHNLVESLTIRGLLKGTDYHVGDDYRGIWGLYGSYDYISPYLFRVSTTALSLGTTGQYWAAPGIAVQGTVMGGVGFGATGVETDVAEERGYHFGATPQVLLALSVLFGDKTILDVTSRGYYVSALGPDRSKGSEFVFSGDAALTVRIYGHHAIGLHYSESIRDTNYVNIPEKYRSEGTVSLVYTFLSDINLGAVEWRDASQR; from the coding sequence ATGAATGCCAGGCGCCGAAATAGCGCAGCAAGCTGGCTTGCTGGGACAGTGTTGATCCTGTTGTCGCATATGCCTGTAACGGTAAGCGCAGCTACTGGCGATGTGGCTGATGCTGTAACAAAAATTGGCGGCATGGAGGGGAACTCCTTGTTTCTTTGGCGCGAACCTCAGTTCAAGTCTGAAATTCAGCTGGCACAGTTGTTAGGAGCGGATGCGTCGGAACCAAAAGGACAATTGAAGCCGGTGCTGTCCTGGGAAACGGGGGAGGGCAAAAGCTATCTTATTCCCGCGCTGGAGGTTCCTGGGTTCATCGTGCTGCTGAATGGATTCGATCGTCTGATCCTCAATGACAGCGAGAAGGATGGCAAAAAAGTTTATTCCACCAACTTCTCCACTATCTGGGATCACCTGCACCGACAGAACTGGAACTTCGACCAGGACTCTTTCAAGGTGAACCAGTTCGGCCACCCTTACGAGGGAGCCACAATGTACGGGCTGGCGCGCTCATCCGGCCTTAACTTCTGGCAATCGCTTGTGTACAGCAACGTTGGAAGCTTTCTGTGGGAGATGGCCGGGGAAACATCGCGCCCGTCGATCAACGACCAGATCACTACCGGCAACGCAGGGAGCCTTCTGGGGGAGGCGCTATTCCGCATGGCCGGGCTGGTGCTGGAGGATGCCGGTCCCAACCCGCCGCTGGGACATAAGCTTGCCGCGGCAGTCATATCGCCTTCGACGGCTTTCAACCGCATCGCTTTTGGAGACAGGTTCAAGGAGGTCTATCCCAATCACCAGCCGGCGACGCTCTGGCGCTGCATGGTTGGGGCGAGCGCCAACGTGCACTCACACAACCTCAGCCCCCTGGTTCGTCCATCGAGCCGGGACGGCAACGCCATTGCCGAGTTCGCCATGTCCTATGGTCTGCCGGGTAAACCCGGGTACACCTACAACCGTCCGCTTGATTACTTCGACTTCCAAATCTCCACTCGGGCAAGAACTCACAACCTGGTCGAGTCGCTTACTATCAGGGGGCTGCTCAAGGGGACCGATTACCACGTAGGTGATGACTACCGCGGAATCTGGGGCCTCTATGGAAGCTACGACTATATTTCGCCGTACCTGTTCCGCGTCTCCACCACTGCGTTGTCTCTGGGCACGACAGGGCAATATTGGGCCGCTCCAGGTATTGCCGTCCAAGGGACGGTGATGGGCGGAGTAGGCTTCGGAGCAACCGGCGTTGAGACGGACGTCGCCGAGGAAAGGGGATATCACTTTGGCGCCACTCCGCAGGTGCTGCTCGCGTTGAGCGTACTGTTTGGAGACAAAACGATCCTCGATGTCACCAGTCGAGGGTATTATGTGAGCGCGCTTGGGCCTGACAGATCAAAGGGGTCCGAGTTCGTATTCAGTGGGGACGCGGCATTAACGGTAAGAATATATGGTCACCATGCCATAGGCTTGCACTATTCGGAGTCGATCCGTGATACAAACTATGTTAATATTCCCGAGAAGTATCGGTCCGAAGGTACAGTCAGTCTTGTCTACACCTTCCTTAGTGACATTAATCTTGGCGCGGTTGAGTGGCGGGATGCCTCTCAGCGCTGA
- a CDS encoding methyl-accepting chemotaxis protein, with protein MFFRKYLSSLRSTYIFMVCFGLLMGVVFPFYSWLFFGGNAFAPLYVFGCIAAGFIVGSFCYQIIKEALRVYVEHQLQTLYKITNDASAKVDLGKGDELKRLMECNEALMNRVLVMVENVSCLAADISDRQGRLTSDFSRTVDNNVQQAAKEKETIRAIDDMNAFFKDLLREIRDIASRTDERASISTQMSAATDAIALSIQEYSASVMETSGSIEEMAASIKGTSANIEALTTSTEQTFNSINGIGDSIVGIRDSARRTSDCSDKVRVQAVEGMAAMAATIAAMGEIEDHSDRSVNAIKRLSSHSLRVGEFLDVIKEVVSQTNLLSLNASIIAAQAGDRGKAFAVVAEEVRGLAQRTSASTEEIEELVLNIQKETVAAESAARLGKEKVAEGVKVSEKADAALHRIEESAAEASRMVQQIAAATDEQASGSRLITEEAEKNLSRVKQFSRAIQEEEAGAQLIVRSLDRMRGLSEKITLSTDEQARGNRLYLMSVQDDNDKVKRLKETCMEQIAIGEMLRNEVAEVDQLIEGTAEEAKQMLGEIETINNLINDMHREMESFRKL; from the coding sequence ATGTTTTTCCGAAAGTATCTTTCTTCACTGCGCAGTACGTATATCTTCATGGTCTGCTTCGGGCTTCTGATGGGAGTCGTTTTCCCTTTCTATTCCTGGCTGTTCTTTGGCGGTAACGCATTCGCGCCGCTGTACGTCTTTGGCTGCATCGCCGCGGGTTTCATCGTTGGCAGTTTTTGCTACCAGATCATAAAGGAAGCGCTGAGGGTATACGTCGAGCATCAGCTGCAAACACTTTATAAAATTACCAACGATGCGTCCGCAAAGGTCGATCTCGGCAAGGGAGACGAGCTAAAGCGACTGATGGAGTGTAACGAGGCACTGATGAACAGGGTGCTGGTAATGGTGGAAAACGTGTCATGCCTCGCTGCCGACATATCGGACAGACAGGGGCGCCTTACTTCCGACTTCAGCAGGACCGTGGACAACAACGTCCAGCAAGCCGCCAAAGAGAAAGAGACGATCAGAGCCATCGATGACATGAACGCCTTCTTTAAGGACCTGCTTCGGGAAATCAGAGACATCGCCTCCCGGACCGATGAACGCGCTTCCATTTCAACTCAAATGAGTGCAGCCACGGACGCCATTGCCCTCAGCATCCAGGAGTATTCCGCATCGGTCATGGAAACTTCAGGTTCGATCGAAGAAATGGCGGCAAGCATCAAAGGTACTTCCGCAAACATAGAGGCTCTCACTACATCGACAGAGCAGACCTTTAACTCAATCAATGGGATTGGCGACTCCATTGTGGGTATTCGTGACAGCGCCCGTCGCACTTCTGACTGCTCGGACAAGGTTCGTGTCCAGGCCGTTGAAGGCATGGCTGCCATGGCTGCTACCATTGCGGCAATGGGTGAGATTGAGGACCATAGCGACCGATCCGTGAATGCGATCAAACGGCTCTCCTCTCATTCATTGCGGGTGGGCGAGTTCCTTGATGTGATTAAGGAAGTCGTCTCACAGACGAACCTTCTGTCCTTAAATGCATCTATCATCGCAGCTCAGGCTGGCGACCGTGGCAAGGCGTTCGCGGTGGTAGCCGAGGAAGTGCGCGGTCTTGCACAGAGAACCTCTGCTTCGACTGAGGAAATCGAAGAACTGGTCCTCAACATTCAGAAAGAGACAGTGGCGGCGGAATCAGCGGCGCGATTGGGCAAGGAAAAAGTAGCCGAAGGTGTCAAGGTATCGGAAAAGGCCGATGCAGCTTTGCACAGGATAGAAGAAAGTGCGGCGGAGGCTTCGAGAATGGTGCAGCAGATTGCCGCGGCCACCGATGAGCAGGCGTCCGGAAGCAGGTTGATTACCGAGGAGGCCGAGAAGAACCTTTCGCGCGTGAAGCAGTTCAGTCGCGCCATTCAAGAGGAGGAGGCCGGCGCCCAGCTCATCGTTCGCAGCCTGGACCGGATGCGTGGCTTGTCTGAGAAGATTACCCTCTCTACCGACGAGCAGGCACGCGGCAACCGGCTCTATCTGATGAGCGTGCAGGACGACAATGACAAGGTCAAAAGGTTGAAAGAGACTTGCATGGAACAGATTGCCATAGGCGAGATGCTGCGCAATGAAGTAGCAGAGGTCGACCAACTCATAGAGGGCACCGCTGAAGAAGCCAAGCAAATGCTTGGAGAAATCGAGACGATCAACAACCTGATAAACGACATGCATCGTGAAATGGAGAGCTTCAGGAAGTTGTAA
- a CDS encoding helix-turn-helix domain-containing protein, which translates to MQEKIKQEIREMKLGEKVRGLRQEQRLTLQALADMTGLSKPLLSQIENDQVTPPIATLLKIAKGLKVGIHYFFEEAGDRQKFMLTRGEQSPLGSQRRPGKENIQHGYMYKPLAPGMRQKKVEPFLIEFEQRAWDNSLFYSHEGVEFVYLLDGELEFHYADEVMKLYAGDSIYYESSEPHGYVSVGEVRARAVAVLYTKG; encoded by the coding sequence GTGCAAGAGAAGATAAAGCAGGAAATTAGAGAGATGAAGCTGGGTGAGAAGGTGCGTGGCCTGCGCCAGGAACAGCGGCTTACGCTCCAGGCACTTGCCGACATGACCGGGCTTTCGAAGCCGCTGCTGTCGCAGATAGAGAACGACCAGGTTACGCCCCCCATCGCGACCCTGTTGAAGATCGCCAAAGGTCTCAAGGTCGGGATACATTACTTCTTCGAGGAGGCCGGGGACCGCCAGAAATTCATGCTGACCCGCGGGGAGCAGTCTCCGCTTGGCAGCCAGCGCCGGCCCGGCAAGGAGAATATCCAGCACGGCTATATGTATAAGCCGTTGGCCCCCGGGATGCGGCAAAAGAAGGTCGAGCCGTTCCTGATCGAGTTCGAGCAGCGTGCCTGGGACAATTCCCTTTTCTACAGCCACGAAGGGGTCGAGTTCGTCTACCTGTTGGACGGGGAGTTGGAATTCCACTACGCCGACGAAGTGATGAAGCTATACGCAGGCGATAGCATCTACTACGAATCCTCGGAACCTCATGGTTATGTGTCGGTAGGCGAGGTCCGGGCCCGCGCGGTAGCGGTTCTTTATACTAAAGGATAA
- a CDS encoding DegQ family serine endoprotease, protein MKSIRLLAVCLIVCTLMIACKKKEQASFYESERKESVPAPVQEVPKDILVTQQAFTTLVKTVTPSVVNISTIGKKKLVRPFFESSPFFDEFFGENARPQYRREHSLGSGFILNKEGYIVTNDHVVRDAETIQVKLSNESVYKGKVIGSDPKTDIAVIKIDAKEPLPAAVLGDSNKLQVGQWAVAIGNPFGLDRTVTVGVVSATGRSNMGIETYEDFIQTDASINPGNSGGPLLNIYGEVIGINTAIVAAGQGIGFAIPVNMAKQVVTQLISKGNVSRGWLGVSIQSVTEEMANSFGLPKAYGALVNDVVPGGPAAKAGVMQGDVITSFAGTAVKDVRQLQRLVGETPIGKKVPVELYRDGKKINVQITTAPADSAQAQTQRPAEREAGALGLSVEELGAEMRSRGVTGVVVSDLEPGGIAEESGIQRGDIIVSVNQKKVRNLAEYQKAMADAGKRGAVALLVRRGSASIYFALKLR, encoded by the coding sequence ATGAAAAGCATCAGACTCCTCGCTGTCTGCCTTATTGTCTGCACGTTAATGATAGCCTGCAAGAAAAAGGAGCAGGCATCCTTCTACGAATCCGAGCGAAAGGAGAGCGTCCCGGCCCCGGTCCAGGAGGTCCCCAAGGACATCCTGGTGACGCAACAGGCCTTCACCACGCTGGTCAAGACCGTGACCCCCTCCGTCGTCAACATCTCCACCATCGGCAAGAAAAAGCTGGTCCGCCCCTTCTTCGAGTCGTCACCTTTCTTCGACGAGTTCTTCGGCGAAAACGCACGCCCGCAGTATCGAAGGGAACATAGCTTAGGCTCCGGCTTCATCCTGAACAAGGAAGGGTATATCGTCACCAACGACCACGTGGTGCGGGACGCCGAGACCATACAGGTGAAGCTTTCCAACGAAAGCGTCTACAAGGGGAAGGTGATCGGCTCGGACCCGAAGACGGACATCGCGGTGATAAAGATCGACGCCAAAGAGCCGCTGCCTGCAGCGGTCCTCGGGGATTCCAACAAGCTGCAGGTCGGGCAGTGGGCCGTCGCCATCGGGAACCCCTTTGGCCTGGACCGCACCGTCACCGTCGGCGTTGTCTCGGCAACCGGCAGGTCGAACATGGGGATCGAGACCTACGAGGATTTCATACAGACCGACGCCTCCATCAACCCCGGAAACTCCGGCGGACCGCTGCTTAACATCTACGGCGAGGTGATCGGAATCAACACAGCCATCGTCGCCGCCGGACAGGGAATCGGCTTCGCCATCCCGGTAAACATGGCAAAGCAGGTGGTGACGCAGTTGATCAGCAAGGGGAACGTAAGCCGCGGCTGGCTCGGCGTCTCGATCCAGTCGGTGACCGAAGAGATGGCAAACTCCTTCGGGCTTCCCAAAGCGTACGGCGCGCTGGTGAACGACGTCGTTCCAGGGGGGCCGGCTGCGAAGGCCGGCGTCATGCAGGGGGACGTAATCACGAGCTTTGCCGGGACGGCCGTAAAGGACGTGCGCCAGTTGCAGCGCCTGGTCGGCGAAACACCCATCGGCAAGAAAGTTCCGGTGGAGCTCTATCGCGACGGCAAGAAGATCAACGTCCAGATAACCACTGCACCTGCCGACAGCGCCCAGGCACAGACACAAAGACCTGCCGAGCGGGAAGCGGGAGCCCTGGGGCTCTCGGTCGAGGAACTGGGAGCGGAGATGCGTTCCCGCGGCGTCACCGGCGTGGTGGTGAGCGACCTCGAACCGGGCGGGATCGCGGAAGAAAGCGGCATCCAGCGCGGCGACATCATCGTATCCGTGAACCAGAAGAAAGTGAGAAATCTGGCCGAGTACCAGAAGGCAATGGCGGACGCCGGCAAACGCGGCGCCGTCGCGCTCCTAGTCCGGAGAGGCTCGGCCAGCATCTACTTCGCCCTAAAATTAAGATAG
- a CDS encoding RluA family pseudouridine synthase: MEPIELTFPSDSDPERLDSFISRSVPELTRSAALRLIETGFATVNGSKQKPALKLKGGEVVQVVVPPPTPAEPQPEEIPIEVLYEDAELVVVNKGAGMVVHPGAGNPEGTLVNALLAHCKDLSGIGGELRPGIVHRIDKDTSGTLVVAKCDRAHNALAEQFKEHSIKRVYLALVYGSPKEDKGRIESTIGRHPTDRKKMSAKARHGKQAVTHWRVVARYPGITLIRLRLETGRTHQIRVHMSEAGHPLLADEVYGGTGRLSGVQDPVLKQMIKSMGRQALHAKTLGFLHPVSGKYLEFDTELPPDMAGIVAYLEEKNRG, from the coding sequence ATGGAACCGATCGAACTCACCTTCCCCAGCGACTCCGATCCGGAGCGGCTGGACAGCTTCATATCCCGCAGCGTACCGGAGCTGACCCGCTCGGCGGCCCTCAGGCTCATAGAGACCGGGTTCGCCACCGTCAACGGCTCAAAGCAAAAACCCGCCTTGAAACTCAAGGGAGGCGAGGTGGTCCAGGTGGTGGTCCCGCCTCCGACGCCAGCCGAGCCCCAGCCCGAGGAGATCCCAATCGAGGTGCTCTACGAGGATGCCGAACTGGTGGTGGTGAACAAGGGGGCGGGGATGGTGGTGCATCCTGGCGCCGGCAACCCGGAGGGGACGCTGGTGAACGCCCTGCTGGCCCACTGCAAGGACCTCTCCGGCATCGGGGGCGAACTGCGTCCCGGCATCGTGCACCGCATCGACAAGGACACCTCCGGCACCCTGGTCGTCGCCAAGTGCGACCGGGCCCACAACGCCCTCGCCGAACAGTTCAAGGAACACAGCATAAAAAGGGTCTACCTCGCCCTCGTCTACGGCTCGCCCAAAGAGGACAAGGGAAGAATCGAGTCGACCATAGGCCGCCATCCCACCGACCGGAAGAAGATGTCCGCGAAGGCACGCCACGGCAAGCAGGCGGTGACCCACTGGCGGGTGGTAGCCCGCTACCCCGGCATTACCCTGATACGCCTGAGGCTTGAGACCGGCCGCACCCACCAGATCAGGGTGCACATGTCCGAGGCTGGGCATCCGCTTTTGGCGGACGAGGTGTACGGCGGCACGGGAAGACTCTCAGGTGTGCAGGACCCGGTCCTCAAACAGATGATCAAGTCGATGGGACGGCAGGCTCTGCACGCGAAGACGCTCGGTTTCCTGCATCCGGTCTCCGGGAAGTACCTGGAGTTCGACACCGAACTCCCCCCGGACATGGCCGGCATCGTCGCCTACTTGGAAGAGAAGAACCGGGGATAA